AACGAAGACACCTTGACCTTTTAAATGCAGTAACATAGAGGAAACACTAGAAGAGGGCAGGGTATTAAAAGGCTGTAGGTCCTACCTGTAGTACGAGGGGCTCAGGGTTGAAGGCCAGGGTCATCAGTAGCTGTAGAAGAGGGTATTAAAAGGCTGTAGGTCCTACCTGTAGTACGAGGGGCTCAGGGTTGAAGGCCAGGGTCATCAGTAGCTGTAGAAGAGGGTATTAAAAGGCTTTAGGTCCTACCTGTAGTACGAGGGGCTCAGGGTTGAAGGCCAGGGTCATCAGTAGCTGTAGAAGAGGGTATTAAAAGGCTTTAGGTCCTACCTGTAGTACGAGGGGCTCAGGGTTGAAGGCCAGGGTCATCAGTAGCTGTAGAAGAGGGTATTAAAAGGCTGTAGGTCCTACCTGTAGTACGAGGGGCTCAGGGTTGAAGGCCAGGGTCATCAGTAGCTGCATCCTCTCTGTGTCCTTCAGGTTCTTCAGCAGGAAGCTGCCAGAGTCTTTGGTCTCGGCATAGCGTCGCACCACCCTGTCCAGCAGCCTCTGGGAGGGGCAGTGAACCAGGTCAGACCAGCCCTCTACCACCTCAGGGGTCAGAAGCCTCACGTCACCGTTCAGCCTGGCGAACTCCGTCTTGTATATGGCCTGGATGAGGTCGCAGCGCGGACGGCCAGTAGCTCTCTTACAGATCTTCTGGTCAATGTCCGCCAGCTCCTGGTTGGATCCCAGGCGTTTGAGCACCACGCGCCTCGTCCCCTCGCGTGGCTCTCCGTACTGGGCGAAATACACGTTCTTGACGTTGAAGACATCCAGGAAGCGTAGGCGTCCCCAGGTCTCGAAGGACACCTGGCCGTTCATGAACTTCCTGCACCAACTGGTGCCGAAGCAGGCGGGACACTTGTTGAGGTTGATGAAGCGGCGGTCCGTCAGCTCGTTCTTCTGGAAGGAGGCGAACAGGTTGTGGGTGTTCATCAGGAGGATAACAAACAGACCGACCACCAGTAGAAGCTTCAGACAACGGTAGAGACGACCCAGCTTCAGAGGCAGGAAACGCAGCATGGTGGGGCAGGATGGAGAGTTTAGGGGTTAGGGGAACTGTTGAGAGTATTGTCGGGACAGGGGACGGGGGGGACGATCCAAGCCTCACAGCCTCTCTGTCATGTTTCACTGGGGCATCAGAGGGCCTGGTAGGGGTGAGGCTGGCACAGTAGCCCCATGCCAAGCTCTGGCACAGGCCGGTGAGTCATGTTCTCCCCGTCTGTGTCTGTTGAACCTTGAGACTCGACCGGTGAGCCTGCAACCaagcagagagagacaagagagagagacaagagagagagacaagagagagagacagagaggagaacatTACACAAGATGCCAGCGAAATACAAAAAGGATACATTTCACAACAGTTGCGCCATATGTCTCTTGGTTGATGATAACCTCATCTCTGGGCTTCCAACTTACACCTCTTAAAACAAGGAGTGAATTTGTGGCATTTGAAATTGTTTCACAAATGGGAATCGCTCTAGACATTTGAGAGAATTATTACCTTCTATGCAGATGATGGGGCAGGGGAGGGGCTTGGtgacagggggaggggcttggtgggGCAGGGCTTGGTGGGAGGGGCATGGTGTATGTATTAATAGGAAGGCCAACCCCATACCGCGTTGGCGCAACCTCATAGCGCGTGGGCTAATCACTAGCGCGTGGGCTAGTCACTAGCGCGTGGGCTAGTCACTAGCGCGTGGGCTAATCACTAGCGCGTGGGCTAATCACTAGCGCGTGGGCTAACCACTAGCGCGTGGGCTAATCACCAGCGCGTGGGCTAATCACCAGCGCGTGGGATATTGTTAATGAGACCAGTGTTCATTTTCTATAATGCCAGCTACAGGAAGTTGGTCATCATTAGTGAATGATGATTATACGTGGTTCTGGTTACATTTGGAACAAACGGCATTTTCACAGACTTGAAACGCAGATCAGTGATTATTacaaaaaagcaggttaaactattttgatagAATCATTTAATTATTAATGGGTCTGATGTTTGTGGAAGGTTTATATTTATCTTAGGTATAGTTTCACAAGCtctgaattcattagattataGCTGACTgcttgaaatgcagtgtatttgacctttacaaattgtacaacaaagcttatttagagaaatatatattgtgaatCGACCAAAAAGTTTGACAATAATGTAGATAGGATTTTTAGTCCATATTAACCAGTCCTATGTTCAGGTCCCCGTTTTCTCTGTATCATCATTAAAATCACAAGGCTACAGATGGATCCTCAGAAGACTCAGCTGACTTTCACCGTCTCCCTGACAACAGATAATATAGTACATCTCGATGTTGATGGTCCAGCTGTGGCGGCATCCGTCCCTTTAACTTCTGCGAGAAAAAAAAAGTTCTGTAACACTAAACGGTATAGGAGCACcgatctctctctcacacacacacatctattgGTTCTCCCTTTAAAATGGAACAGGACCCTTTGTGAATCACAGAAGAGAACCTTGCTTAGGAGTTTAACATTTGATCAGCAGAGTTGCCCCGGATGGTTTTAATCTAGCTTTGAAGTAGACGGTATAAAAGAGCCTGTGTCACAACAGTAACagcaaaagaaagaaagagagagagaaagagagagaaagagagagaaagaaagaaagagagagagaaagagagagagagagagagagagagagagagagagagagagagagagagagagagagagtcagagagagagtcagagagagagtcagagagagagtcagagagagagtcagagagagggtgaaagaaACAGAGATGGTTTgcaacttgcagacttgtttacgtgttgctgtgcgttttgttgccaaccttactttgctacctgacaactttacagtttttactttttaattactgtttatattttttgtttttcccctcacaactttttttttcattcaactttttcactccggacgctttatctggacatggttcgtcaggacttcCAACAGCCGTAGCTaggtagtaacattaacatgatgccttctaatggCAGTCGctgactcctctttaaatctgcgtattcctccaaagctcagctgtcctgagtctgcacaactctaccaggacctaggatcaagagggacacttaagtgttttagtactatatctcttgacacaatgatgaaaataatcatggcctctaaaccttcaagctgcatactggatcctattccaactaaactactgaaagagctgcttcctgtgcttggccctcctatgttgaacataataaacgtctctctatccacctgttgtgtaccaaactcactaaaagtggcagtaataaagcctctcttgaaaaagccaaaccttgacccagaaaatataaaaaactatcggcctatatcgaatcttccattcctctcaaaaaaaattgaaaaagctgttgcacagcaactcactgccttcctgaagacaaacaatgtatactaaatgcttcagtctggttttagaccctatcatagcactgagactgcacttgtgaaggtggtaaataaccttttaatggcgtcagaccgaggctctgcatctgtcctcgtgctcctagaccttagtgctgcctttgataccatcgatcaccacattcttttggagagattggaaacccaaattggtctacacggacaagttctggcctggtttagatcttatctgtcggaaagatatcagtttgtctttgtgaatggtttgtcctctgacaaatcaactgtacatttcggtgttcctcaaggttccgttttgggaccactattgttttcactatatattttacctcttggggatgtaattcgaaaacataatgttaactttcactgctatgcggataacacacagctgtacatttcaatgaaacatggtgaagccccaaaattgccctcgctggaagcctgtgtttcagacataaggaagtggatggctgcaaactttctacttttaaactcggacaaaacagagatgcttgttctaggtcccaagaaacaaagagatcttctgttgaatctgacaattaatcttgatggttgtaaagtcgtctcaaagaaaactgtgaaggacctcggtgttactcttgaccctgatctctcttttgacgaacatatcaagactgtttcaaggacagcttttttccatctacgtaacattgcaaaaatcagaaactttctgtccaaatatgatgcagaaaaattaatccatgcttttgttacttctaggttagactactgcaatgctctactttccggctacccggataaagcactaaataaacttcagttagtgctaaatacggctgctagaatcctgactagaaccaaaaaatgttatcatattactccagtactagcttccctacactggcttcctgttaaggcaagggctgatttcaaggttttactgctaacctacaaagcattacttgggcttgctcctacctatctttccgagttggtcctgccgtacatacctacacgtacgctacggtcacaagacgcaggcctccttattgtccctagaatttctaagcaaacagctggaggcaaggctttctcctatagagctccatttttatggaatggtctgcctacccatgtgagagacgaagactctgtctcaacctttaagtctttactgaagactcatctcttcagtaggtcctatga
Above is a genomic segment from Salvelinus namaycush isolate Seneca unplaced genomic scaffold, SaNama_1.0 Scaffold186, whole genome shotgun sequence containing:
- the LOC120037766 gene encoding divergent protein kinase domain 2A isoform X1, with product MLRFLPLKLGRLYRCLKLLLVVGLFVILLMNTHNLFASFQKNELTDRRFINLNKCPACFGTSWCRKFMNGQVSFETWGRLRFLDVFNVKNVYFAQYGEPREGTRRVVLKRLGSNQELADIDQKICKRATGRPRCDLIQAIYKTEFARLNGDVRLLTPEVVEGWSDLVHCPSQRLLDRVVRRYAETKDSGSFLLKNLKDTERMQLLMTLAFNPEPLVLQSFPSDEGWPFAKYLGACGRVVAVNYVGEELWSFYNAPWDKRVDLARQLMDIAEQLTNNDFEFALYLLDVSFDNFAVGPRDGKVIVVDGENVLVADKRLIKQNKPENYDLWYESRFEDCDKEACLSFSKESLCNRVTVDHNYYAVCQNLLSRYATWRGTTGGLLHDPPAHIAKDGQLEALLDECTNPKKRYGRFTAAKELRDYLTQLVSSSSATAR